A genomic segment from Variovorax paradoxus B4 encodes:
- a CDS encoding Flp family type IVb pilin: MSNILQSIGQFTRGFLRDEDGAQVVEYALIIAVVSIALVVALQALTTGGGFTQFIGRVTTCLTTATCV, translated from the coding sequence ATGTCCAACATTCTCCAATCCATTGGCCAATTTACCCGCGGCTTCCTGCGTGACGAAGACGGCGCTCAGGTCGTCGAGTACGCGCTGATCATCGCTGTCGTCTCGATCGCGCTGGTCGTTGCACTGCAAGCCCTCACTACCGGTGGCGGTTTCACGCAATTTATTGGCCGCGTCACGACCTGCCTGACCACGGCTACGTGCGTGTAA
- a CDS encoding TadE/TadG family type IV pilus assembly protein translates to MRHRTSGATTVEFALGLLVFLMLVLGIVDFARMLFTWNAASEATRAGARYAVVCDDTGQQALVLARMQALLPQITAVSVAWTPAGCTAATCQGVTVGITGLNYQWISPIVGATAPLIPMPTFSAFLPREVMRQDPHSPTICS, encoded by the coding sequence ATGAGACACCGCACATCCGGGGCGACCACTGTCGAGTTTGCGCTGGGCCTGCTCGTTTTCCTCATGCTGGTCCTGGGCATCGTGGACTTTGCGCGCATGCTGTTCACCTGGAATGCGGCCAGCGAGGCCACGCGCGCCGGCGCGCGCTACGCGGTGGTGTGCGACGACACCGGCCAGCAGGCGCTGGTGCTTGCCCGCATGCAGGCCTTGCTGCCGCAGATCACCGCGGTGAGCGTGGCCTGGACGCCGGCGGGCTGCACGGCCGCCACCTGCCAAGGCGTCACGGTGGGCATCACCGGGCTCAACTACCAATGGATTTCGCCCATCGTCGGGGCGACGGCGCCGCTGATCCCGATGCCGACTTTTTCCGCCTTCCTGCCGCGAGAAGTCATGCGGCAGGACCCCCACAGCCCGACCATCTGCTCGTAG
- a CDS encoding TadE/TadG family type IV pilus assembly protein, protein MKKTSNHRRQRGAALVELALITPLLLLLTFITTEFGRAMYEYNLVVKSTRDAVRYLSVQTPNSHIAEARNLMVFGNIDGTGVPLARGLSLANVPAGSCCTWQTTGANPLITTVTVRISSYTFHSLFPSVMGIAFADANGDLVFSDITATMRAPS, encoded by the coding sequence ATGAAAAAGACATCCAATCACAGGCGGCAGCGCGGCGCGGCGCTGGTCGAGCTGGCGCTCATCACGCCGCTCCTGCTGCTGCTCACCTTCATCACGACCGAGTTCGGCCGAGCGATGTACGAATACAACCTGGTCGTCAAGTCGACGCGCGACGCGGTCCGCTACTTGTCGGTCCAGACGCCAAATTCGCACATCGCCGAGGCGCGCAACCTGATGGTGTTCGGCAACATCGACGGTACGGGCGTGCCGCTGGCGCGCGGCCTGAGCCTCGCGAACGTGCCCGCGGGCAGTTGCTGCACCTGGCAGACGACGGGGGCGAATCCGCTCATCACGACCGTGACGGTACGCATCAGCAGCTACACCTTCCACTCGCTCTTTCCTTCGGTGATGGGCATCGCCTTCGCCGATGCAAACGGCGATCTCGTCTTCAGCGACATCACCGCCACCATGAGGGCGCCATCATGA
- a CDS encoding pilus assembly protein TadG-related protein: protein MKIHRLQQRQRGAMIVTAALFLLFLMGFMGIALDFGHLFVVRAELQTAVDSCALAAARELDGQGSAVARAQSAGQTAGNANRVNMQSATWSGEGQIVLAEITFRDAAYAPTTNPLVAAYAQCVHTQPNIEVWLMKAMGAFSGDTAGNPATRSVAASAVATRASAQTTCPIPVGVKPKPGGVAPNYGFVVGEWVKLIQAQSGAAGGEIGWANLDGSNSASETESEMNNHCGTKVGDTLGTPGVQTSIVDVWNQRFGIYKNSGDPSTQRPDYTGYAYTALNWPAQFNAYDGPAPGSPASAQNFLAKRAVFASCADTGTNVKGANGCEAITGLSLNGFQKLAAPGNVAGGHKQYGFDRRIVTAPILDGAGRVMDYACLLMLQPLSIPMTDTWLEFRGNAGAVGSPCTTSGLPGGAAGPLVPVLVR from the coding sequence ATGAAAATCCATCGCCTTCAACAACGTCAGCGTGGCGCGATGATCGTCACGGCCGCGCTGTTCCTGCTGTTCCTGATGGGATTCATGGGCATTGCGCTCGACTTCGGGCACCTGTTCGTCGTGAGGGCCGAGTTGCAGACGGCCGTGGACAGCTGTGCACTGGCCGCAGCGCGCGAGCTCGACGGTCAGGGCTCAGCGGTCGCGCGGGCCCAGAGCGCTGGCCAGACGGCCGGCAACGCGAACCGGGTCAACATGCAGTCGGCCACCTGGAGCGGAGAGGGCCAGATCGTTCTCGCCGAAATCACCTTTCGAGATGCCGCCTATGCGCCCACGACCAATCCTCTCGTGGCCGCCTATGCGCAATGCGTGCATACCCAGCCCAACATCGAAGTCTGGCTCATGAAAGCCATGGGGGCCTTCTCTGGCGATACCGCTGGCAATCCCGCAACCCGCAGCGTTGCAGCCAGCGCGGTGGCCACCCGTGCCAGTGCGCAGACCACCTGCCCCATTCCGGTCGGAGTGAAACCCAAGCCGGGTGGCGTGGCGCCCAACTACGGCTTCGTCGTCGGCGAATGGGTGAAGCTGATCCAGGCACAGAGCGGGGCCGCCGGCGGCGAGATCGGCTGGGCCAATCTCGATGGAAGCAACAGCGCCTCGGAGACCGAGTCGGAGATGAACAATCACTGCGGAACGAAGGTGGGCGACACGCTCGGCACGCCAGGTGTGCAGACCTCGATCGTCGATGTCTGGAACCAGCGCTTCGGCATCTACAAGAACAGCGGCGATCCGAGCACCCAGCGGCCCGACTACACCGGCTATGCCTACACCGCCCTCAACTGGCCCGCGCAGTTCAATGCCTACGACGGGCCGGCGCCCGGATCGCCTGCGAGCGCCCAGAACTTCCTGGCCAAGCGGGCGGTCTTTGCTTCCTGCGCCGACACCGGCACCAACGTGAAGGGCGCGAACGGCTGCGAAGCGATCACGGGGCTGTCGCTCAACGGCTTTCAGAAGCTGGCCGCGCCGGGCAACGTCGCGGGCGGCCACAAGCAATACGGGTTCGATCGGCGCATCGTCACGGCGCCGATTCTCGACGGCGCCGGGCGTGTGATGGACTACGCCTGCTTGCTGATGCTTCAGCCCCTGAGCATTCCAATGACCGACACGTGGCTGGAGTTCCGCGGCAATGCGGGCGCCGTGGGCAGCCCCTGCACGACGAGCGGACTCCCCGGCGGTGCGGCGGGGCCGCTGGTCCCGGTCCTGGTGAGGTGA
- a CDS encoding Flp family type IVb pilin gives MFKSFLQDESGAQVVEYALIIAVISIALVLALQPLSLAASFGSFIGRVATCLGAGNCV, from the coding sequence ATGTTCAAGTCATTCCTGCAGGACGAGAGCGGCGCTCAGGTTGTGGAGTACGCGCTGATCATTGCCGTCATCTCCATCGCGCTGGTGCTCGCGCTGCAACCGCTGTCCCTCGCCGCAAGCTTCGGTTCCTTCATTGGCCGCGTTGCCACCTGCCTTGGCGCCGGGAACTGCGTCTGA